In the Leptolyngbya sp. 'hensonii' genome, one interval contains:
- a CDS encoding glycosyltransferase, with the protein MHILLIPSSGYLQEESHLPGIFQQDQAHALKRSGCQIGIISPRIRKLGMLRQQLFGWEDGIVVLKDGEIPVYKLRKLVWVPRSYRADVRVWIQAGIALFKHYIDQQGKPDIIHAHDVLNAGLLATQLSEKFQIPYVITEHSSRFMIGKIPDFIIPDIKNSYKNANALLPVSPNLGSLLSAKFGSSFQNWEWVPNLLSQTFETQELPIRSDRRKEFRFLNVATLHPNKSHALLLEAFATQFRGRSEIQLRIGGEGSQRHLLEEKIRTLGIEQQVFFLGDLDRRQVLTAMQACDAFVLSSNYETFGVVLIEALACGKPVIATACGGPECMVNSGNGILVPTQNEPALGAAMVKIMEQINQYNPLAIRQDCIARFGEKAVVSRLLEIYARHV; encoded by the coding sequence ATGCATATTCTCCTGATTCCCTCTTCAGGTTATCTCCAGGAAGAGTCGCATCTGCCCGGGATTTTCCAGCAGGATCAGGCCCATGCCCTCAAGCGATCGGGCTGTCAGATTGGGATTATCTCTCCCAGAATTCGGAAGTTGGGCATGCTGCGGCAGCAACTCTTCGGTTGGGAGGATGGGATTGTTGTCCTCAAAGATGGGGAAATTCCTGTCTATAAGTTAAGAAAACTGGTCTGGGTTCCTCGTTCTTACAGGGCTGATGTCCGAGTTTGGATTCAGGCCGGTATCGCCCTGTTCAAACACTACATCGATCAACAGGGAAAACCCGATATTATTCATGCCCATGATGTTTTAAATGCGGGTCTTTTAGCAACCCAACTATCAGAGAAATTCCAGATTCCTTATGTCATTACTGAACATAGTTCCAGGTTCATGATTGGCAAAATTCCGGACTTCATCATTCCCGATATTAAAAATTCCTATAAAAATGCAAATGCGCTGTTGCCTGTGAGTCCAAACCTTGGTAGTTTACTCTCGGCAAAATTTGGTTCATCTTTCCAGAACTGGGAATGGGTTCCCAATCTTTTGAGCCAAACTTTTGAAACGCAGGAACTACCGATCCGATCCGATCGGAGAAAAGAGTTTCGCTTTCTGAATGTGGCAACGTTACATCCTAATAAAAGTCACGCTCTGTTATTAGAAGCTTTTGCAACACAGTTTAGAGGACGCTCAGAGATACAACTCCGGATTGGGGGAGAGGGTTCGCAGCGACATCTTCTGGAAGAAAAAATCAGAACCCTAGGAATTGAGCAGCAGGTTTTCTTTTTAGGTGACCTCGATCGCAGACAAGTTTTGACGGCCATGCAAGCCTGTGATGCTTTTGTTTTATCCAGCAACTATGAAACTTTTGGGGTCGTTTTAATTGAAGCTCTGGCCTGTGGTAAACCCGTTATTGCCACCGCCTGTGGGGGACCTGAATGTATGGTGAATTCAGGGAATGGCATCCTTGTGCCAACTCAAAATGAGCCTGCATTAGGAGCTGCAATGGTCAAAATTATGGAACAGATCAACCAATACAATCCCCTTGCTATCCGCCAGGATTGTATTGCCCGATTTGGCGAAAAAGCAGTGGTCAGCCGTTTATTGGAAATTTACGCCCGCCATGTCTGA
- a CDS encoding class I SAM-dependent methyltransferase — protein sequence MAMAQMLKRIIPPPIKNTVKSLLQQLRRFFFNSNSYWEQRYQAGGNSGIGSYGKLAQYKADVLNSFVQRQGITTVIEFGCGDGHQLAYYQFSDYIGLDVSKTAIAACQEKFHQDHRKKFLLYNKGLQDLEPADLTLSIDVLFHLVEDRVFKSYLQDLFSYSEKYVIIYSTNFDRIYDSPHQIDRKFTDYIGQEITNFTLEEIISNPHKGKDTMSDFYVYVRVV from the coding sequence ATGGCTATGGCGCAAATGCTTAAAAGAATCATTCCTCCACCTATTAAAAACACCGTGAAATCTCTTCTGCAGCAACTGCGACGATTTTTTTTCAATTCGAACAGCTATTGGGAACAGCGATATCAGGCTGGTGGAAACTCGGGCATTGGCTCCTATGGAAAACTGGCTCAGTATAAGGCTGATGTCCTCAACTCATTTGTTCAACGCCAGGGAATTACAACAGTCATTGAATTTGGCTGTGGCGATGGCCATCAACTCGCCTATTACCAATTTTCTGACTACATTGGTTTGGATGTTTCAAAGACTGCGATCGCAGCTTGCCAGGAAAAATTTCATCAGGATCACAGGAAAAAATTTCTGCTTTATAACAAAGGCTTGCAGGATTTAGAACCAGCCGATTTAACCCTTTCCATCGACGTTTTATTTCATCTTGTAGAAGACAGAGTCTTCAAAAGTTATCTCCAGGACTTGTTTTCGTATTCAGAAAAATACGTAATTATATACTCCACTAACTTCGATCGGATTTATGATTCCCCTCATCAAATCGACAGAAAATTTACGGATTATATTGGCCAGGAAATCACTAATTTTACTTTGGAAGAAATTATCTCTAATCCCCATAAAGGCAAGGATACGATGTCAGATTTTTATGTTTACGTGCGTGTTGTGTGA
- a CDS encoding oligosaccharide flippase family protein, with product MHIIPDRLKRNLAAGSFTRGVLTLTTGTTIAQVIPFLVAPILSRIYKPEDFGGLALYLSLASLLSVIATAQYANAVTLPEKDEEAIQVAGLAILFSLGISGVVLLIVSGCNAPLTLLLKHPEISIWLYLIPGTTFLTGLSQTLNYWFNRHRYYADLAKGRVVQSIFTAAANVIAGFSGFGVAGLILSSFIGQGIATGYLVWQFWGRDRTLMRRIRPDQMVVILRKYQDFPKFSGPQIFLDNLRNSSVILLISSYFNPAILGYYSFTLKIIQTPLSFIGASVFQVFYQTIAEAYHSKQAIWPLGKKLLSHLTLISLPPLLILLMAAPPLFPLFFGPEWTAAGSYAQILAPWLLIGFIASPLSTIPIVLRQQKAFFFVGLTNNLLLPASVLISSQITHNISIVLWAISLIGSLYLIAALIWIRTISIKSDQLQTHGYGANA from the coding sequence ATGCATATCATCCCTGATCGGCTGAAGAGAAACCTTGCTGCTGGCAGCTTTACCAGGGGTGTCCTGACCCTAACCACTGGAACCACTATAGCTCAGGTGATCCCGTTCCTTGTGGCTCCCATTCTCTCCAGAATCTATAAGCCGGAGGACTTTGGCGGTTTAGCCCTCTACCTCAGTCTGGCCTCTCTGCTCTCGGTGATTGCCACAGCTCAGTATGCCAATGCCGTCACCCTGCCGGAAAAGGATGAGGAAGCTATTCAGGTGGCAGGGCTGGCTATCCTATTCTCCCTCGGGATCAGTGGGGTTGTTCTGCTGATTGTGTCGGGATGCAACGCTCCCCTGACCCTTTTACTCAAGCATCCTGAAATTTCTATCTGGCTGTATTTGATCCCTGGCACAACCTTTCTGACGGGCCTGTCCCAAACCTTGAATTACTGGTTCAACCGCCACCGCTACTACGCCGATCTGGCCAAGGGAAGAGTGGTGCAGTCCATTTTTACCGCAGCAGCGAATGTGATTGCTGGTTTCAGTGGGTTTGGTGTTGCTGGACTGATTCTCAGTAGTTTCATCGGTCAGGGCATTGCCACAGGCTATCTGGTCTGGCAGTTTTGGGGTCGAGATCGGACGCTGATGCGAAGGATTCGGCCCGACCAAATGGTTGTCATCCTGAGAAAATATCAGGATTTCCCTAAATTCAGTGGCCCCCAAATCTTCCTGGATAATTTACGCAATAGCAGTGTTATCTTGCTCATTTCTTCCTATTTCAATCCGGCCATCCTGGGATATTACTCCTTCACGCTTAAAATTATTCAGACTCCTTTAAGTTTTATTGGGGCTTCCGTCTTTCAAGTGTTCTATCAAACCATTGCCGAGGCTTACCATTCCAAACAAGCCATCTGGCCTTTAGGAAAAAAACTTCTCTCCCATCTGACGCTCATCTCTTTGCCCCCGCTCTTGATTTTGCTCATGGCTGCCCCGCCCCTATTTCCTCTATTTTTTGGTCCAGAATGGACCGCTGCGGGCAGCTATGCCCAAATTCTTGCCCCTTGGTTATTGATTGGCTTTATTGCATCTCCTCTATCTACAATTCCGATCGTCCTGCGACAGCAAAAAGCCTTTTTCTTTGTCGGGCTGACCAATAATCTGTTGTTACCAGCAAGCGTTTTGATCAGTTCACAAATAACCCATAATATTTCCATTGTCCTATGGGCAATTTCCCTGATTGGCAGCCTTTATTTAATTGCTGCTCTGATCTGGATTCGAACCATCTCGATTAAAAGTGATCAGTTACAGACCCATGGCTATGGCGCAAATGCTTAA